In Streptomyces canus, one DNA window encodes the following:
- a CDS encoding protein kinase domain-containing protein — protein sequence MTDIPAAGDALRQAGAVPLLPADPGRIGPYVPLGLLGSGGMGRVYLARRADDAPGLAAVKVIRPEYAEGPDFRRRFEREASVHGRVRTPRAPHLLGTGFDDALLWMATEYLPGLNLAEAVRECGLLEPAGVWRLVAELGEALSALAAAGVVHRDLKPSNVVLSPRGTHVIDFGISRAADSSAITTTGNRVGTAAYMAPEYLREGRCDAASDVFSLGCTLVYAATGHAPFGDGTGVDVMHRVAFEAPDTEVMAELAQADPALAALLSACLAKDPAGRPAPRQLTDAATAAGHSRASHWQEPLAARLRDRQQGCAVLEGGPVRQSPHFRTPTEPVLSPVPAPVTGTGKRRRPLLAAVAGIAVGAVAVGAFLLTRPGLDSPAAAAPTRSAGVSASAAPPSSGTGASASPSGKDADEKKKDKSEAQTAAPEASGSAPDSTPSATATRNSGSTGGGHSKAPSPTATVTRTAAPPATPAWISGCTYYSGTELTDYGDKGQRVVQVQCMLTKRGYSVGGSGVDGEFGKDTQSAVKQFQSAKGLEVDGQVGPNTWAALRSST from the coding sequence GTGACAGACATACCGGCGGCCGGTGACGCGCTGCGGCAGGCGGGCGCGGTCCCGCTGCTGCCCGCCGATCCCGGACGTATCGGACCCTACGTCCCGCTCGGGCTGCTCGGCAGCGGCGGCATGGGCCGGGTCTATCTGGCCCGGCGTGCCGACGACGCCCCGGGACTCGCCGCCGTGAAGGTGATCCGGCCCGAGTACGCCGAAGGTCCGGACTTCCGGCGGCGCTTCGAGCGGGAGGCCTCCGTGCACGGCCGGGTGCGCACACCGCGCGCACCGCATCTGCTGGGCACCGGATTCGACGACGCGCTGCTGTGGATGGCCACCGAGTACCTGCCCGGCCTCAACCTCGCCGAGGCCGTCCGCGAGTGCGGGCTGCTGGAGCCGGCCGGGGTGTGGCGGCTGGTCGCGGAACTCGGGGAGGCCCTGTCGGCGCTGGCCGCCGCCGGGGTCGTGCACCGGGATCTCAAGCCGTCCAACGTGGTCCTGTCCCCGCGGGGCACGCACGTCATCGACTTCGGCATCTCCCGCGCGGCCGACAGCAGCGCGATCACCACGACCGGGAACCGGGTCGGCACGGCCGCGTACATGGCGCCCGAGTACCTGCGCGAGGGCCGCTGCGACGCCGCCTCCGACGTCTTCTCCCTCGGCTGCACACTCGTCTACGCCGCCACCGGGCACGCCCCCTTCGGCGACGGGACCGGTGTGGACGTCATGCACCGGGTCGCCTTCGAGGCACCCGACACCGAGGTCATGGCCGAACTCGCGCAGGCGGACCCCGCGTTGGCCGCGCTGCTGTCCGCCTGTCTCGCCAAGGACCCCGCCGGGCGTCCCGCCCCGCGGCAGCTGACCGACGCGGCCACGGCCGCAGGACACAGCCGCGCGTCCCACTGGCAGGAACCCCTGGCCGCCCGGCTCCGTGACCGGCAGCAGGGGTGTGCGGTGCTGGAGGGCGGGCCCGTCCGGCAGTCCCCCCACTTCCGCACGCCCACGGAGCCGGTGCTCTCACCCGTCCCCGCCCCGGTCACCGGGACCGGTAAGCGGCGGAGGCCCCTCCTGGCCGCCGTCGCGGGGATCGCCGTCGGAGCCGTGGCCGTCGGAGCCTTCCTGCTCACCCGCCCGGGCCTCGACTCCCCGGCCGCCGCCGCCCCGACGCGCTCCGCCGGCGTCAGCGCCTCCGCCGCACCGCCCTCTTCCGGGACCGGGGCCTCCGCCTCACCCTCGGGCAAGGACGCCGACGAGAAGAAGAAGGACAAGAGCGAAGCGCAGACGGCCGCCCCCGAGGCGAGCGGCAGCGCACCGGACAGCACTCCGTCCGCGACGGCCACCCGGAACAGCGGCAGCACGGGCGGCGGACACAGCAAGGCCCCCAGCCCCACCGCCACGGTGACCAGGACCGCGGCGCCCCCGGCCACCCCCGCCTGGATCTCGGGCTGCACGTACTACTCCGGCACCGAACTCACCGACTACGGCGACAAGGGCCAGCGGGTCGTGCAGGTGCAGTGCATGCTCACCAAGCGCGGCTACAGCGTGGGCGGTTCGGGCGTGGACGGCGAGTTCGGCAAGGACACCCAGTCGGCGGTCAAGCAGTTCCAGAGCGCCAAGGGGCTGGAGGTGGACGGGCAGGTGGGCCCCAACACGTGGGCGGCGCTGCGCAGTTCGACGTAG
- a CDS encoding RDD family protein: MSFGSPNNPYEKPQNPQNPQQQPGYGYPQQPPQQQPGYGYPQQPPQQAPQGVPPQQGYPQQPGYGYPQAPQVPASAYGYPQQPGYGAQPPYANWGQRFLGTLVDMLVFLVPYVLAGVGAANKMPALAIIGYLIVIGLAIWLLIMEGRTGQTLGKKALGIRLVRESDGQPLGVGMAFVRRLAHFLDSLACYLGWLWPAWDAKRQTFADKVCSSIVIRTN; the protein is encoded by the coding sequence ATGAGTTTCGGCTCGCCCAACAACCCTTACGAGAAGCCGCAGAACCCCCAGAACCCCCAGCAGCAGCCCGGTTACGGCTACCCCCAGCAGCCGCCGCAGCAGCAGCCCGGTTACGGCTATCCGCAGCAGCCGCCGCAGCAGGCTCCCCAGGGCGTACCGCCGCAGCAGGGATACCCCCAGCAGCCCGGCTACGGCTACCCGCAGGCGCCGCAGGTCCCGGCCTCCGCCTACGGCTACCCGCAGCAGCCGGGCTACGGCGCGCAGCCCCCGTACGCGAACTGGGGCCAGCGCTTCCTCGGCACCCTGGTCGACATGCTCGTGTTCCTGGTCCCGTACGTCCTCGCCGGCGTCGGCGCGGCCAACAAGATGCCGGCCCTGGCGATCATCGGTTACCTCATCGTCATCGGCCTCGCGATCTGGCTGCTGATCATGGAGGGCCGTACCGGCCAGACGCTCGGCAAGAAGGCGCTCGGCATCCGCCTGGTGCGGGAGAGCGACGGACAGCCCCTCGGCGTCGGCATGGCCTTCGTGCGCCGTCTCGCGCACTTCCTGGACAGCCTCGCGTGCTACCTCGGCTGGCTGTGGCCGGCCTGGGACGCCAAGCGCCAGACCTTCGCCGACAAGGTCTGCTCGTCCATCGTCATCCGTACGAACTGA
- the purN gene encoding phosphoribosylglycinamide formyltransferase: MAAKPVAEQARPVKRLVVLVSGSGTNLQALLDAIETSGAAAYGAEIVAVGADRENIEGLARAERARIPTFVRKVKDFETREEWDAALAEAVSAYEPDLVVSAGFMKIVGKEFLARFGGRFVNTHPALLPSFPGAHGVRDALAYGARVTGCTVHFVDDGVDTGPIIAQGVVEIRDEDDESALHERIKEVERRLLVEVVGRLARNGYRIEGRKVVIQ; encoded by the coding sequence GTGGCCGCCAAGCCCGTGGCCGAGCAGGCCAGGCCGGTCAAGCGCCTGGTCGTGCTGGTCTCCGGATCCGGTACGAACCTACAGGCGCTGCTGGACGCCATCGAGACGAGCGGCGCGGCGGCCTACGGTGCCGAGATCGTGGCCGTCGGGGCGGACCGCGAGAACATCGAGGGGCTCGCGCGGGCCGAGCGGGCCCGGATTCCCACCTTCGTCCGCAAGGTCAAGGACTTCGAGACCCGCGAGGAGTGGGACGCCGCCCTCGCCGAGGCCGTCTCCGCGTACGAACCCGACCTCGTGGTGTCCGCCGGGTTCATGAAGATCGTGGGCAAGGAGTTCCTCGCGCGCTTCGGCGGGCGGTTCGTGAACACCCACCCCGCGCTGCTGCCCAGTTTTCCGGGGGCCCACGGAGTGCGCGACGCGCTCGCGTACGGAGCCAGGGTCACCGGCTGCACCGTCCACTTCGTCGACGACGGCGTCGACACCGGACCGATCATCGCCCAGGGCGTGGTGGAGATCCGGGACGAGGACGACGAGAGCGCTCTGCACGAGCGCATCAAGGAAGTCGAGCGAAGGCTGCTCGTCGAGGTCGTGGGGCGGCTCGCCCGCAACGGCTATCGCATTGAGGGACGAAAGGTAGTTATCCAGTGA
- the purH gene encoding bifunctional phosphoribosylaminoimidazolecarboxamide formyltransferase/IMP cyclohydrolase, whose amino-acid sequence MTAESIENGKRAIRRALVSVYDKTGLEELARGLHEAGVELVSTGSTAGRIAAAGVPVTKVEELTGFPECLDGRVKTLHPRVHAGILADLRLDSHREQLAELGVEPFDLVVVNLYPFRETVASGATPDECVEQIDIGGPSMVRAAAKNHPSVAVVTSSERYADVLAAVKDGGFDLATRKRLAAEAFRHTAEYDIAVASWFASAYAPADDSPFPEFIAAALERKSTLRYGENPHQPAALYVDGTGVGLAEAEQLHGKEMSYNNYTDTDAARRAAYDHTEPAVAIIKHANPCGIAVGSDVAEAHRKAHACDPLSAFGGVIAVNRPVSKEMAEQVAEIFTEVIVAPDYEDGALEALAKKKNIRVLKAPAAPAHPAEVKPIDGGALLQVTDRLQAEGDDPANWTLATGEALSADELGELAFAWRACRAVKSNAILLAKDGASVGVGMGQVNRVDSAKLAVERAGAERAQGSYAASDAFFPFPDGLEVLLEAGVKAVVQPGGSVRDELVVEAAKKAGVTMYFTGTRHFFH is encoded by the coding sequence GTGACCGCCGAGAGCATCGAGAACGGCAAGCGGGCCATCCGTCGCGCGCTCGTCAGCGTCTACGACAAGACCGGGCTCGAAGAGCTTGCCCGCGGGCTGCACGAAGCCGGCGTCGAACTCGTCTCCACCGGGTCCACCGCGGGCCGTATCGCCGCCGCCGGCGTCCCCGTCACCAAGGTCGAGGAGCTCACCGGCTTCCCCGAGTGCCTGGACGGCCGCGTCAAGACCCTGCACCCGCGCGTGCACGCCGGCATCCTCGCCGACCTGCGGCTGGACAGCCACCGTGAGCAGCTCGCGGAGCTGGGCGTCGAGCCCTTCGATCTTGTCGTCGTCAACCTCTACCCGTTCCGCGAGACCGTCGCCTCGGGGGCCACCCCCGACGAGTGCGTCGAGCAGATCGACATCGGCGGGCCGTCCATGGTGCGCGCCGCCGCCAAGAACCACCCGTCGGTCGCCGTCGTCACCAGCTCCGAGCGGTACGCGGACGTCCTCGCCGCGGTCAAGGACGGCGGCTTCGACCTCGCCACCCGCAAGCGGCTCGCCGCCGAGGCCTTCCGGCACACCGCCGAGTACGACATCGCGGTCGCGAGCTGGTTCGCGAGCGCCTACGCCCCCGCGGACGACTCCCCGTTCCCCGAGTTCATCGCCGCGGCCCTGGAGCGCAAGAGCACCCTGCGCTACGGCGAGAACCCGCACCAGCCCGCCGCGCTCTACGTCGACGGCACCGGCGTCGGCCTCGCCGAGGCGGAGCAGCTGCACGGCAAGGAGATGTCGTACAACAACTACACGGACACGGACGCCGCCCGCCGTGCCGCGTACGACCACACCGAGCCGGCCGTCGCGATCATCAAGCACGCCAACCCCTGCGGCATCGCGGTCGGTTCGGATGTCGCCGAGGCGCACCGCAAGGCACACGCGTGTGACCCGCTGTCGGCCTTCGGTGGCGTCATCGCCGTCAACCGGCCGGTCAGCAAGGAGATGGCGGAGCAGGTCGCGGAGATCTTCACCGAGGTCATCGTCGCGCCCGACTACGAGGACGGTGCCCTCGAAGCCCTCGCCAAGAAGAAGAACATCCGGGTCCTGAAGGCCCCGGCCGCGCCCGCGCACCCCGCCGAGGTCAAGCCCATCGACGGCGGCGCGCTCCTCCAGGTCACCGACCGCCTCCAGGCCGAGGGCGACGACCCGGCGAACTGGACTCTGGCGACCGGCGAGGCCCTGAGCGCGGACGAGCTCGGTGAGCTCGCGTTCGCCTGGCGGGCCTGCCGGGCCGTCAAGTCCAACGCCATCCTCCTCGCCAAGGACGGCGCGTCGGTCGGCGTCGGCATGGGGCAGGTCAACCGGGTCGACTCCGCGAAGCTGGCCGTCGAGCGGGCCGGCGCCGAGCGCGCGCAGGGCTCGTACGCGGCCTCGGACGCCTTCTTCCCGTTCCCGGACGGCCTGGAGGTCCTCCTGGAGGCCGGTGTGAAGGCGGTCGTCCAGCCGGGCGGCTCGGTCCGGGACGAACTCGTCGTCGAGGCCGCGAAGAAGGCCGGCGTCACGATGTACTTCACGGGGACGCGGCACTTCTTCCACTGA
- a CDS encoding bifunctional methylenetetrahydrofolate dehydrogenase/methenyltetrahydrofolate cyclohydrolase: protein MTAQILDGKATAAAIKSDLTARVAALKEKGVTPGLGTILVGSDPGSQKYVAGKHRDCAEVGIASIQRELPETATQEEIESVVRELNDDPACTGYIVQLPLPKGIDENRILELMDPDKDADGLHPMNLGRLVLNEPAPLPCTPNGVLTLLRRYGVEIKGAEVVVVGRGVTIGRSMPLLLTRRSENATVTQCHTGTRDLSSHLKRADIIVAAAGSAHLIRPEDVKPGAAVLDVGVSRNAEGRIVGDVHPGVAEVAGFLSPNPGGVGPMTRAQLLVNVVEAAERSVG, encoded by the coding sequence ATGACCGCCCAGATTCTCGATGGCAAGGCCACCGCAGCCGCGATCAAGTCCGATCTGACCGCCCGGGTGGCGGCGCTGAAGGAGAAGGGCGTCACGCCCGGCCTCGGCACGATCCTCGTCGGGAGCGACCCCGGCAGCCAGAAGTACGTCGCCGGCAAGCACCGGGACTGCGCGGAGGTCGGCATCGCCTCCATCCAGCGTGAACTGCCCGAGACGGCCACGCAGGAGGAGATCGAGTCGGTCGTCCGCGAGCTGAACGACGACCCGGCGTGCACCGGCTACATCGTCCAGCTGCCGCTGCCCAAGGGCATCGACGAGAACCGCATCCTCGAACTCATGGACCCGGACAAGGATGCGGACGGGCTGCACCCGATGAACCTCGGCCGGCTGGTCCTCAACGAGCCGGCGCCGCTGCCGTGCACGCCGAACGGTGTGCTGACGCTGCTCCGCCGCTACGGCGTCGAGATCAAGGGTGCGGAGGTGGTGGTCGTCGGCCGTGGCGTGACGATCGGCCGCTCGATGCCGCTGCTGCTCACCCGGCGCAGTGAGAACGCGACGGTGACCCAGTGCCACACCGGCACCCGTGACCTGTCCTCGCACCTCAAGCGCGCGGACATCATCGTCGCCGCCGCCGGTTCCGCCCACCTGATCCGTCCTGAGGACGTGAAGCCGGGCGCCGCCGTCCTCGACGTCGGCGTCTCCCGCAACGCCGAGGGCAGGATCGTCGGCGACGTCCACCCCGGCGTCGCCGAAGTCGCCGGCTTCCTCTCCCCGAACCCCGGCGGCGTCGGCCCGATGACCCGCGCCCAGCTGCTCGTCAACGTGGTCGAGGCGGCGGAGCGCAGTGTCGGCTGA
- a CDS encoding DUF3017 domain-containing protein codes for MSGAGAVEAGKARESGATTAEAGKVRESGATVAADGAAGKPDGVDGESDNLSDPGSQAEVVVRDAISAPDVDGRPRRATRRFPLFTRDTARPEGGGRAAPRDAPAPARQWPVLAVLATVGLGLLLTALDQFRYGTLLIGLALLAGGVLRWLLPDVGMLAVRSRFTDIATYGVLGTAIVLLAMMVQPDPWLVIPFLKDTLHFTVSSS; via the coding sequence ATGTCGGGTGCCGGAGCCGTCGAGGCGGGGAAGGCCCGTGAGTCCGGTGCCACGACTGCCGAGGCGGGGAAGGTCCGTGAGTCCGGGGCCACGGTTGCCGCGGATGGTGCAGCCGGGAAGCCGGACGGCGTCGATGGCGAGTCGGACAACCTGTCGGATCCCGGGTCGCAGGCCGAAGTCGTCGTGCGGGACGCGATCAGCGCGCCCGATGTCGACGGGCGGCCCCGGCGGGCGACCCGGCGGTTTCCGCTGTTCACCAGGGACACCGCACGGCCCGAGGGCGGTGGCCGGGCCGCGCCGCGCGACGCTCCGGCGCCCGCCCGGCAGTGGCCGGTGCTCGCCGTGCTGGCCACGGTGGGGCTCGGGCTGCTGCTGACCGCCCTCGACCAGTTCCGCTACGGCACGCTGCTCATCGGCCTCGCCCTGCTCGCCGGTGGCGTGCTCCGCTGGCTGCTGCCGGACGTCGGCATGCTCGCCGTGCGCTCGCGCTTCACCGACATCGCCACCTACGGCGTGCTCGGCACCGCGATCGTCCTGCTGGCGATGATGGTGCAGCCGGACCCGTGGCTGGTGATCCCCTTCCTCAAGGACACCCTGCACTTCACGGTCAGCAGCAGCTGA
- a CDS encoding cell division protein PerM, whose protein sequence is MAGVIQMTARRTSLPPLLARLRDRTPGLAAGLLGGAVAAGLGLGSFAVLVIMLWISSPYPDSGPGGALHVAAALWLLAHGAELVRTDTLSGFPAPVGVTPLLLPALPLWLVHRAARDAASEDEESPAASGRAAWAGVVLGYLPVAAAAALYASGGALRPSWMWTCVCLPVLVMGAAGAGVWTAYGRPSDAVDGVLVLLPRGMRRLVLGADARDRLAVAARAAAAGISVLVGGGAVLLGVSLVAHGAATRGSFLHLTEGWSGRFAVLLLCLTLVPNAVVWAVGYAVGPGFVLGAGHVVGPLASDPAPMLPSFPLLAAVPEAGPGEPTHWAAGAVPVVAGAVVGWFVGRAAAAGWSRARAAGAVCWAAVLCAGTVAVLAVLAGGPLGVGTLARFGPVWWQVGGAVVGWIAGVGLPVALAVRAWRGRSRGGPRQWVPSVPRPSRRKATGAAEPAPGTAAGTGLGAGHGTGLGAAPGSGSGTAPRTAPGIGSGTAPRTAPGIGSGTAPGTGLVEASGPQDDPFDTHDQGAHHDQDDTYARHDQDDTYEPYGFLPAAPQTEPVPSPTPWYDETSRETRWSVLKEASTPPEESPEKLPPAD, encoded by the coding sequence ATGGCGGGCGTGATCCAGATGACCGCTCGCCGGACCTCGTTGCCGCCCCTGCTCGCCCGTCTGCGGGACCGAACGCCCGGCTTGGCCGCCGGCCTCCTGGGTGGCGCGGTGGCCGCCGGACTGGGGCTGGGTTCGTTCGCCGTGCTCGTGATCATGTTGTGGATCAGCTCGCCGTATCCCGACAGCGGTCCGGGCGGCGCGCTGCACGTGGCTGCGGCCCTGTGGCTGCTCGCGCACGGGGCCGAGCTGGTCCGGACGGACACGCTCTCCGGGTTTCCGGCGCCCGTGGGTGTCACCCCGTTGCTGTTGCCGGCGCTGCCGTTGTGGCTGGTGCACCGGGCGGCGCGGGACGCGGCCTCGGAGGACGAGGAGTCGCCCGCGGCTTCCGGGCGGGCCGCGTGGGCAGGGGTCGTGCTCGGGTACCTTCCGGTCGCCGCGGCCGCCGCACTCTACGCGTCCGGCGGAGCGCTGCGGCCCTCCTGGATGTGGACCTGCGTGTGCCTGCCGGTCCTCGTCATGGGTGCGGCCGGTGCGGGGGTGTGGACGGCGTACGGCCGTCCCTCCGACGCCGTGGACGGCGTGCTGGTGCTGCTGCCCCGGGGGATGCGGCGGCTCGTCCTCGGAGCGGACGCCCGGGACCGGCTCGCTGTGGCGGCACGAGCCGCGGCGGCCGGGATCTCCGTGCTCGTCGGGGGCGGGGCGGTGCTGCTGGGGGTGTCGCTGGTGGCGCACGGCGCGGCGACGCGAGGCTCCTTTCTGCACCTCACGGAGGGCTGGTCCGGTCGCTTCGCCGTCCTCCTGCTGTGTCTGACGCTGGTGCCGAACGCCGTGGTGTGGGCAGTGGGGTACGCCGTCGGACCCGGGTTCGTCCTCGGTGCGGGGCATGTGGTGGGGCCGCTGGCCTCGGATCCCGCACCGATGCTGCCGTCGTTCCCGCTGCTGGCCGCGGTGCCGGAGGCGGGGCCCGGGGAGCCGACGCACTGGGCGGCGGGGGCGGTACCGGTGGTGGCCGGGGCGGTGGTGGGGTGGTTCGTGGGGCGGGCCGCGGCCGCGGGGTGGTCACGGGCGCGGGCGGCGGGTGCGGTGTGCTGGGCGGCGGTGCTGTGCGCCGGGACGGTCGCCGTGCTGGCGGTGCTGGCCGGTGGACCGCTGGGGGTGGGGACGCTGGCACGGTTCGGGCCGGTGTGGTGGCAGGTGGGTGGAGCGGTGGTGGGCTGGATCGCGGGGGTGGGGCTTCCGGTGGCGTTGGCGGTACGGGCCTGGCGGGGCCGCTCGCGAGGCGGACCGCGGCAGTGGGTGCCGTCGGTGCCCAGGCCCTCACGGCGCAAGGCGACGGGCGCGGCTGAGCCCGCCCCGGGGACGGCCGCCGGGACAGGCCTCGGGGCCGGTCATGGGACTGGCCTTGGGGCCGCCCCCGGGAGCGGTTCCGGGACTGCCCCCCGGACGGCCCCCGGGATCGGCTCTGGGACTGCCCCCCGGACGGCCCCCGGGATCGGCTCTGGGACTGCCCCCGGGACTGGTTTGGTGGAGGCGAGTGGCCCGCAGGACGACCCCTTCGACACCCACGACCAGGGCGCCCACCACGACCAGGACGACACCTACGCCCGCCACGACCAGGACGACACCTACGAGCCGTACGGCTTCCTGCCCGCAGCGCCCCAGACGGAGCCGGTGCCTTCGCCGACGCCCTGGTACGACGAGACGTCGCGCGAGACCCGCTGGTCGGTCCTGAAGGAGGCGTCCACGCCGCCGGAGGAATCCCCGGAGAAGCTCCCGCCCGCCGACTGA
- a CDS encoding serine/threonine protein kinase translates to MTEPYAVPVPRGYRVAGWEVREPIATGAFGSVYEGRRRDGQPATAALKFLPTGTGTPRQLAHLRELVEREVQLYRRLRRPRLIRMYDTLVVDDPERPELDGATVLVLEKAQTSLSALLASRPRPPSGPALLAQICEGLAQLHRANWVHGDLKPANVLLMEDGSARLADFNMAAELEGTHAYTPAFSTPDYTPPELLWAEIGERGRRIRPSADVWAFGVLAHLVLTDTFPLPGGTPTARRDAAAAYARGTDDLRLSPELPDEWREIIRDCLTRTHAGRVTVEPLLRRVETAAGTARSPRSFLARRPRRTTLTAALLAAAAVAGLGYGISAWTSDSGDGGSSATVSPATYGAAELRTGKGVPVAYRVLIVESAHDCAQEDVTPALIAAMLKTESDFDPDLSDPANNEYGIARWTPRVLRYWMNADGTPADTMPQPPFPPAESIPAMARYLCWIAPRLEAGLPGDRRVLIAAAYRTSYETVNTAGGVPEKYRGYASRVARHLKEYTPPGAK, encoded by the coding sequence GTGACCGAGCCGTATGCCGTGCCCGTCCCCCGGGGCTACCGGGTGGCCGGCTGGGAGGTGCGCGAGCCGATCGCCACGGGCGCCTTCGGGAGCGTGTACGAGGGCCGGCGGCGCGACGGGCAGCCCGCGACGGCCGCCCTGAAGTTCCTGCCCACCGGCACCGGGACGCCCCGTCAACTCGCCCATCTGCGCGAACTGGTCGAGCGTGAGGTGCAGTTGTACCGCAGGCTCAGACGCCCCCGTCTGATCCGGATGTACGACACCCTCGTCGTCGACGACCCCGAGCGCCCGGAGTTGGACGGCGCCACCGTCCTGGTACTGGAGAAGGCGCAGACCTCCCTGTCGGCCCTCCTGGCCTCCCGGCCCCGCCCGCCGTCCGGCCCCGCCCTGCTCGCCCAGATCTGCGAGGGACTGGCCCAGCTGCACCGCGCGAACTGGGTGCACGGCGATCTGAAGCCCGCCAACGTCCTGCTGATGGAGGACGGTTCGGCCCGGCTCGCCGACTTCAACATGGCCGCGGAGCTCGAGGGCACCCACGCCTACACCCCCGCCTTCTCCACACCCGACTACACCCCGCCGGAACTCCTGTGGGCGGAGATCGGCGAACGCGGCCGTCGCATCCGCCCCTCCGCCGACGTGTGGGCCTTCGGCGTCCTCGCGCACCTGGTCCTCACCGACACCTTCCCGCTGCCCGGCGGCACCCCGACGGCCCGCCGGGACGCGGCCGCCGCCTACGCACGCGGCACCGACGACCTGCGGCTGTCCCCCGAACTCCCCGACGAATGGCGGGAGATCATCCGCGACTGCCTCACCCGCACGCACGCCGGGCGCGTCACCGTCGAGCCCCTGTTGCGCCGTGTCGAGACCGCCGCCGGCACCGCTCGCTCGCCTCGCTCCTTCCTCGCGCGCCGCCCCCGTCGTACGACGCTCACGGCAGCCCTTCTCGCCGCCGCGGCGGTGGCCGGACTCGGTTACGGCATCAGCGCCTGGACGTCGGACTCCGGGGACGGTGGCTCCTCGGCGACCGTCTCACCCGCGACCTACGGCGCCGCCGAACTCCGTACGGGCAAAGGCGTCCCGGTCGCCTATCGGGTGCTGATCGTCGAGTCGGCGCACGACTGCGCGCAGGAGGACGTCACCCCGGCTCTGATCGCCGCCATGCTGAAGACGGAGAGCGACTTCGATCCTGATCTCTCCGACCCGGCCAACAACGAGTACGGCATCGCCCGTTGGACGCCGAGGGTGCTGCGGTACTGGATGAACGCGGACGGCACGCCCGCCGACACCATGCCCCAACCGCCCTTCCCGCCCGCCGAGTCCATCCCGGCGATGGCCCGATACCTGTGCTGGATCGCGCCCCGCCTGGAGGCGGGTCTGCCGGGTGACCGCCGGGTACTGATCGCCGCCGCGTACCGGACCTCCTACGAGACGGTGAACACAGCGGGCGGGGTCCCCGAGAAGTACCGCGGCTACGCGTCCCGGGTCGCACGCCACCTCAAGGAGTACACGCCGCCCGGCGCGAAGTGA
- a CDS encoding FHA domain-containing protein, with the protein MYSIIVVPPPTTEDRTTPQQLRLAPGERLTFGRGAACAVRIPHEGVSRRAGEITAQGAFWALSNLSGLQTYVVENPEGAGEHIKVGPGRLEAPVPFEFSRIVLPAAGDLIAIDVWAPRHDYLRADGDIEGTTTAPAFSVDRTKRYFAVLAALCEPRLRGEPHAPLPTVDQVVNRLRPHWPAASRTSVQWNIDYLAVKLRLKPGPEEADPGPRLNGKKESLVSLALRFDLVREEDLVVLTGSGGAAR; encoded by the coding sequence GTGTACAGCATCATCGTGGTACCTCCGCCGACCACGGAGGACCGGACGACACCACAGCAACTGCGACTCGCCCCGGGCGAGCGGCTGACCTTCGGACGCGGCGCCGCCTGCGCGGTGCGGATCCCCCATGAGGGGGTGTCCCGAAGAGCCGGCGAGATCACCGCGCAGGGCGCGTTCTGGGCGCTGAGCAACCTGTCCGGACTCCAGACGTACGTCGTGGAGAACCCGGAAGGCGCGGGTGAGCACATCAAGGTCGGGCCGGGCCGCCTGGAGGCGCCGGTCCCCTTCGAGTTCTCGCGGATCGTGCTGCCGGCCGCGGGCGACCTGATCGCCATCGACGTGTGGGCGCCGCGCCACGACTATCTGCGCGCCGACGGCGACATCGAGGGGACGACCACCGCGCCCGCCTTCTCCGTCGACCGGACCAAGCGGTACTTCGCGGTCCTGGCCGCCCTGTGCGAGCCCCGGCTGCGCGGCGAACCGCACGCCCCGCTGCCCACCGTGGACCAGGTGGTCAACCGGCTGCGCCCCCACTGGCCTGCCGCCTCCCGCACTTCGGTGCAGTGGAACATCGACTACCTGGCGGTGAAGCTGCGCCTGAAGCCCGGCCCGGAGGAGGCCGACCCGGGCCCGCGGCTGAACGGCAAGAAGGAGTCCCTGGTCTCCCTGGCGCTCCGCTTCGACCTGGTCCGCGAGGAGGACCTGGTGGTGCTGACGGGTTCCGGCGGGGCGGCCCGGTGA